gtgtgtgtgtgtgtgtgtgtgtgtgtgtgtgtgtgtgtgtgtgtgtgtgtgtgtgtgtgtgtgtgtgtgtgtgtgtgtgtagaatgttgctcctatttagatcttggaattcactcttcagttgtcaaaatgccgtccaaggaagaagagcagcgtatcaaaattttgctcgcgcatcgcgaaaatccgagctaatcgcacgcaaagctggtaaaatcgctaaaagttgccaaatcaaccgttacaaatgtagttaaagtgtttggagaacgtttgtcgacagccaggaagtctggatcgcgaaaaccggaagcagctgagatgacaaagagagttgccggtagtttcaagcgaaaccctaacctctctctcctagatgccgcaaataagatgagtgtatcgtctacaaccgtgcatcgagccaaaacggagccggactatcgacttacaaaaaggtagtgacttcaaatcgcgatgatgaacaaaatacgacggtcaaagcgcgatcccggaggctgtacaagacgatgctgacgaagtttgactgcgtggtaatggacgacgaaacctacgtccaagccgactacaagcagcttccgagacaggagttttatacggcaaaaggaaggggaaaggtagcagatatttttaagcacatgaaactgtcaaagttcgcgaagaaatatctggtttggcaagccatctgtacctgtggcttgaaaagcagcattttcatagcttccgggactgtaaaccaagaaatttacgtgaaagagtgtttgaataaacgtctgctgcctttcctgaagaaacacggttgttccgtactgttttggccggatttggcatcttgccattactgTAAAAAAgccatgaagtggtacgccgccaacaatgtgcaggtggttcccaaggacgagaaccctcccaacacgccagatcTCCGCCCAATTaggaaatactgggctattgtcaaacgGAGCCTAGAAGatcaaaaaactgctaaggacgagcagcagttcaaggcaaaatggctttctgcagcgaagaaggtggacaaggtggctgtacaaaatctgatggcaggggttaagcccgttaagcgtaaggcccggcaattcggatttggaaaagcggaagcctaactgaatatttttcctgaattttatactaattaaacttgaaaaagaattttatttcgattttttaaataaacgatttcaccgatttacacgcgttttccttaaccaaattttgaccgtatcaccctttatagttTTGATATAACGCCATGTAtatactttcaaaatttcaagttcaaatacTGAATTTTACTATTGAAATCTTGCTTCTGAATTGTGAAACATAATCATGCGCGATGAATTTCGTAATGAacaatttaatttcaagtttggattcattattcaaatttgaattttaatttctgacgcttattttattttcggaataagaaatcaagttttattttatagcTCGGCTACTGATTgatattgtaatatttttcttctgaagttCTTAAACAGATTCCAATGAAGCTTATTCATGCTAAGCAATGTGAAATTTTATTCCGGTTTTCATATTGATTACTTACCTAAtcatgttttttatttgatacctttaaatttttttacattcatttcAGCGCACAATATGCGTGAGCGAAGAAATAGTTAATggtcgagaaaattttctaccaCGATTCTTTGCTCGACATATGTATGCGctgagttcaaaatttttttttgcatgaagtTACCGACTTTTCCCTGAATTTTACTTATGAATATAATATCCCGAAATTTTCCCGCTCTTGCTCTACAACCCTGAAATAAACGACTATGGATTGTGAAGTTTCTGAGCAAAAGTTTCGTCTTGATGAAATTAAGGGATTTTAGGATTTGATAGGTTTATATATGGGAAAATATAATCCTaataattttcccggttttgatttgaaattacgggtttttcccggttttcctggTCCTATATTCAATTTCCTGTTTTTCCCCGGTTCTCTTGAAACATAACCATCGGGTATATTACCCTAGATTCAATCAACAGAGTAAGTAACATATGGGAAAAAGAAGCGCATCAAAGCAAAAACACAACTCACCTGATAGCGTTCTCGAAAATCTGCTGAATGCGAAGCTCCCGTTCCTTATCATTGGCACAATCGTCCAGGGGCCCGGGCAGCCCCGATGCAGGCTGATGCAACTGTTGCTGCTGCCCGGTCACAATTTGgccctgctgctgctgcgaatTTTGATCCATCGCCAACAGTCCATAGCTGGCGCTCAGCTTCCCGAGCATCAGCTTGTTGGCCCCAAGTTGGGAGAGAAAATCACTCATGGCCCCAGGACTGGTTGCACCGGGACCGGTTCCGGCCGCCGTCGACGAAGAGATGGCGTTGCTCGCGTTAGAGCTGCTGGAAGCGACCGCGGCCGACTGGATGACCGGAGCCGGTTGAGGTGTGGGTGGCGGAAGATGCACCAAGGtggtttgctgctgctgttggggATTACCACCACCCAACAGaaactgttgctgctgctgttgatggaGATGAAGGTGACCTTCCGGCAGCTGTTGCTGGTGTGCCATGGCCGGTAATTTTCCATAGCTgccctgttgttgttgttgttgctgttggagCGGCAGGACTAGAGGAGGCCGGTTTTGCTTCCACGGCTGGAAGTGGCTTGGGTGAGACATTCTCTTCCCGTTACGCCGATTCActgagtttcaaaaaaaaagttcaaccgTTTTTCGTTATTCCCGTTTTGTTTTTTCGTCTTTAAACACAAtttactttcaattttgcaCAGCTACATTTTGCAGCCCGTTTGCTGTTTGATTTTCACTTAAATCAGTACCGGTTTTGTTGAATCACTCACTCACTAGGTTGTCGGATCCGGTGATTCGTCTTAGTTTTTTTGTCATCAGCAGGTTGCCTCACACCACGAAGCAGAAACCTCGATAAACTGCAACTGTTTGGGATCGGGACGAAATGTGGGTTTAGAGCAATCGTTACATTGCCAAAGGTAAGCTTAAGtcaaattttatcgtttttttataGTCATTGGTACCGTATTCGTGGTGATTAACTAAGGTATCCTAAAATTAATTAagaaattctgatttcagaatttacatttcaatatccaaaattcaaatttgaaatacagAATAATGCCAGCAGGTGCAAAGCTGGTTAATGTCAGGCTGGCATAGAATCTGGTGCCAATTTTTCTACATCCCAGGAAGTCAtgattggagtagagtctgaccTGTGGGTGTATCCATTTAATTGcgtatgtatgggaaaaatgcgCTGACCGGTGCACAATTTTAACTGAACCGGACCTGATTCAGTGATGTCTCCAAGcacttaaaatttagatttttctgcCCTCAAAACACCTAAGGGGGGCcaaagaaaatcggaaaaaatcgagaatttaatttaagtacCAAATGAGTCACAGGATTACAAGAGTTTCACAAGTTAACACAGAATTTtagcaaataacaaaaatagcaaaaatgttaaaatgataaattgataaaaaaaaatatattgcaaaaaataattacatTGGTTTGGCATTACTCGCCGAAGGCGGTCGCGTTTTTATCGCTTGCTAGTGCAAAAACAATAGCgttaaaaaagtggtcaaagTTGTGGAGTTAGTGGTACAAGTGCGATTATAATTAGACCGGTGGGTGCAATATCACACGATCGGAAAAAGGAGTATTCCTTCCAGACAGTCGGATACATCCGGATAAAATCTAACGCACCGGCAGGTAGATCCTTCTGGAAGCCcgaataatttgaactttgcCGTTATCGGGGAACCAACTGATCCAGGTGACCACAATTTGTCGTCCATCTGTGTCCTGATCAAGGCGGACAGGCAGTACGGACGGAGTTTCATCCGATCAGACGAAAACCAAGTGGTGGTCGGCCTTTGTTGAGATAAGAAATTTGGACCATCGCTGATACTCAAAGAAATCATCGATTAAGATTTAAGAAACAAGTTAGTAacttctttttttctcttttcctaCCCTATCATTTTCActttattatattttgaattttcagtgcttcgtttatattttgaaaacggaagacactacccaagtaacacagattatgccaactagcattaggaagttttattatggtttaattatggcatttttctgTGCaactcgttttatgacggttttattatggtcatgcagaatgcttatattttttttcgaccatatgttttcagatggttttgaaaacgctaataaaacttttattgaacatactgttttagttattttgaaagagttatgaatgcttttaTTAAACTACATGTCACTGAACTGACTTTCGATACCGAAAGTGCCATTGAACGCACTCGCGCAATGACAGCAGGAGAATTCGAAGATGCGTTCGAATGTGTAGGTGAGAAGTGAGTTCAGGAGTATAGGCGGGAAAAATAAAGCGAGATagattgtaaacaaaacaaagattgTGGAATTTCAATGCAAGTAGTATCGTTTGgtgatcagaagaaaattaaaGCTAAGTTCGCAGTGGTTATTGTTGAGTTTGAATACTTACCCTAAATTTACGTGCTAAGGTAGGCCTAAACATCAAATTGAATTGCGTAAcgcaaataataattgaaaattatcccAATCTAGGCATTTGCAACTTTAGTACGAAGGCGCGAAGTGAAACTGCGCAGGGAAGTTGAGCACAGGTATGCCTATGAAAAGTGATGAAAAGTGATAGTTCTAATGCATTGTTAATTAATCTAGGCTACAATACCACGCAACGAAGCGTTTTCAATTAGGAATCGCCAGATTGAACCGAAATCGAATTGAGGTGAGAAATTGATTGAGAAAAGTGGAAATTGAATCTCTAACCTAGGTTTATTAAAGGTGTAGGGACTAGCAGCGGAAAATAGCTGGAATCGAGACGGAAGTAAGCGATAGGAAGTTCACTAAACGTAagcttgaaaattgttcttagtgtattccaaaattaatttgtattcaaatCGTAGGAATTGAAAACGTGTCCCGGTAGAGCTTCAAACGGACAAATAAAAGGGAACGTTACGAATCCGAAAACGAACTTTCATTGTTACCGCGATCCGGAAGTAACAATTTACACtacaataaaacacaaacttagaagtttgctccaagctttcttttgcatgttctataatagcactcagtgcctgattgtatgtatgtatgtatggatcTGTTTGACTGCAGAGAGTTTTATACTCTATATCACCACTACTTGTTTATAtgttgattttcgttttttcgtagGGATGCtccttttttccataattttcgaTCATActttctgttttttaaattttcatgcgAGCTTTCTCTAGGAAACTGAGGATTTCCTTTAGTCTtgttacttcaaaattttgaataatttcgatCAGATTGGAATATCGATCCCAATCATAGTGATTCCTTATATGATTGAACTGAATGCATTTGAGGAGTGCATGCTCGGTGGTAAAATTCGTGTTGCATAGTTCGCACAATTTTGTGTCTCGAATTTTCATCACTCCTAAATAATAGGGTGAATAGTCATGGCCACTTAGTAAGCGATTCAAAGTGCGAATTTGAATGTTGCTTAGTTCGATATCCCAATACCAGGGTTTGGTAGAGAAATTTGATTGtagttcataaaatttgattccttTACTTTCATTGTGCACCATGTTCCTGTACCATAAATTCGTGGATTCGAGTGATTCTGATTTGTATCTCATGTATGCATCATCGAGTCTCAGTTTGTTCTCGAGTAATATTGGTCCGTCTAATCCTTGTTTCGCTAGAACGTCTGCATGTTCATTTCCCTCTATTCCGACATGTGATGGTATCCAttgtatttttacattttttgttgtagCTAGTGAGCATATGTCGTGCGtgacttgatcaaattttttgtttgttatgtccctttttaaaattttacaggcCGACTGGGAATCGGTGAAAATTACAACTCCAGTTCTTTCTTCGTTGTGTATTTGTTCTAAAGCTACTCTTATAGCTAAAAGTTCTGCAGTTGCAATGTTAACATTATTTACTAAGGAAATGCTTATCTTTGTATCGGAAGAAGCGTCATAAATTCCAATGCCACATTTGTTCGTACTTTTAGAAGCATCAGTGTACCATTGGTCACGGTGACTATAATGGTTATTTATCATTTCTAGGGCCAGTTTTTTCATAAcgattgtagatgtttcattctttttcattGTTGAGCCTATCATTTGATCTTCTATCTCGACTCTTATTTCTATTTCTGGTTTTGTTTCTGTGTATATCGTTTGAAATTCTTGTACGTTTTTAATGTAGATTCTTTCTAGAAAAGTGTACTTTACTTCACTTTGAACGTTGTCCAAATCTAAAGAGTGTAGTTGTTGTGCAATTAGATCGTTACGATGGATATGCAATGCAATACGTTTTTTTGCTAAATAGGTGCGTTTGAATGTCAGCGGTTCTTCTCCAGCTATTGCTGCTAGTGTGttaattggtgtagttttagtACATCCTGTAGCAATTCTCAGACATTGTCTATTCGTTACTTCTAACATGTCACAATATTTCTTAGCTGTTCCTCCGTAGATTACTGCGCCGTAGTTCAGATAATTCCCGTACAAAGCTTTATGGTACAGCATCATCACTCTTGGTGTGCCACCATATCTTATACCACTGATTATTTTTAGCATGTTTTGTCTGTCCAACACATTTTGTTTAAGCGTTTTAACATGTATACCGTATCTGAGTGCCTGATCAAGTGTTATACCTAAATATTTGTAGCTCCTCACAGTTTCTAGGATTTCTCCTCCCATTCTTAAGTGGAGTTGTTTATCACTTTCTTTAAATAGCATTGCCTTTGTTTTTGAGCTATTAAGACGTAATCCTAACTCCGTAGCTTTTGTCATAAATCGGTTTATTTCTGATTGCATCTTTTTAATGGCTTTTTCTAAAGATTttgctttgacaatttttaaaaaatcatctgcaaaCTGTAAAGTTGTTATATCTGGGTCAAGGTTTGTATTATGCAAAGAAGCTgtgtaaatattgaataaaacagGTGACAATACATCGCCCTGTGGTACTCCAGTACAAATAGTTTGGCTGATAATTCCTTGATCGGTGTGAATGAGGGTTTTCCGGTTGTTTAAAAAGTTGTAGATCCATGTACATGTATCTTCATTGAAACCATTTTGTATCATGATACTGTATAATTTATCAATGTCGACTGTGttaaaagcatttgaaaaatcaaagaagacaCCAATTGTGGTATAGTTGGCTCTTCGTGCTGCTTTGATTAGGTTTGTTGCATATGTAATACAATGTTCAGTAGACATACCTTTGCGAAAACCAAAAGATAAATCTGGGATGACATTGTTCTTTTCACACGTTTGTTGGATGTCTACTAATACTGctgcatttaatatttttacaacgGTTGGTAAAAGCGCTATAGGTCGGCTGGAACTTATTTCGTTTGGTGGTTTGTTGGGCTTCAATATagggataatttttatttcctttagGTGATCGTCTAGAGTTGCTTTTTGCCACATTCCGTTTAAcaattctattatttttgtaactgaATGtagatctaaattttttaatgcattATAGTTTATATAGTCTGTACCTGGTGATGATGTTGGGGATTTGTTTCTTATGAAGTTTTTCCAATGTCGATAGGTTAATATGGATGTTCTTGTATTGTTTGCTGGTGGGAGAGGTTCTCTGTAATTTGATGGGCCAAAGTTGCTGGTGAGAAACTGTGAAGCCATATCCTTGCAGGTGTTATAGGATTGTTTTTAGGGTTGGTAACAGGGAGGAATTTTAATCGTCTAACGAGTTTCCAATTTTCATGTGAATTTCTAGGATCAATGGAGCTGGAGAGTTctatcattttgtttttaatgtgttcaagtttggatttcaaaaaaatagcAGAAGATCTTTTCCAAAAAACTAGGTTTTCACTACTACAGCATTGATTGTAACTGCGTAgtgcgttttgtttttgttcatagaGCTGTGACAACTCCGAGCTCCAGTAATATTTTGGTGTatgtttgcttatttttttgtgttttttagttATATTCTGGGAAAGTTTAGACAGATCTTTCAAGTCTTCGAATTCCCAGTGCTCAACCTGTGCCATTTCCtccgatattttttgtttatcgtaGTAGTATTTTTGTTTACGGTTTATCCTTAAATCCAGACAGATCTCAATAAATAAGTGTCCACTTCCtccgaaatttttatcaacaactTTCCATTGAAccacattaaataaatttagggAACACAACGTTAGATCTATAGCACTAGATCTTTGATTGGAAACTGGAGGAATGTAAGTTACAGCTCCAGtgttcaataataataaattagcTCCTATTATGGCATCATGTACAATTGTTCCTTTACCGTTTGATTCTTGGCATCCCCATATTACATTATGACTGTTAAAGTCACCTCCTACTACTACTTTACCGAATCTAGCTGTTTCGTTAAAGAGTGTTGTTATGGCGGTTTCTAAATTATCGTTTGATATTCTTGGGTTCACATAGACGACTACTAGAGCCAGATCTAATTTAGGTATGAATATTCCCAGCGTTTCAAAATCGTCTGTTGTTTGTAATTGAATgttgtcaaatttaaattcctccttCAAGAATATTGCTACTCCTCCATACCCGTCAGCACGGGGTGCCAGATGTCGATGATAGCCTTGAATATTCCATCGTAAAGTAGAAATCTGTTCTGGTTTGACCCAGATTTCCGAAAGCAATGCTGCATCATAGTTTTGGGTATACAGTTCGTGTGTTAGTtcgtttttgtttcgaaataaactttgaatatttGCCTGTAACACCTTGAAATCGCCGGTGAACATTATTTGTCTCCTGCAGATCCtagcattttatttaattcacccAAGATGCAAGCTGATATTTCTCCTCCTTTTGTGCCATGTGGTTTCATAATAGTTTCTAATTTCATGCtaattgttgaaattatttgtttcagttcttcttgtgattgttttttaattgtttcctcaatttcatttttaaacctCTCTAGCTCTCCTGTTTTATACTTATTGAACATCCCTATGCCTCTTGTTTcctctttttcttcttccattttACGTTTTTTGGCGAATTCGTTTTGATTTAATCCCAAAATACTAGCCACTCCTGGTACACTATCTGTTTCTACATTAAGTTTGTTtggttctttattttcttttttagatCTATTTCTCTTGTCGTTTGAACTCCACTCACTTCGCTTTGGTTGGAGTTGTTGTGGAAAACTACGCCCGCTAGCTGCAACTCTGGAGTATGATTCTGCAATTGTTGGAAAATCTTCTGTAGTCCTCAAAACGTCAAACATATTTTCAGTTGGAACCTCGTAGTACTGCCTTGCCTCCTGGTAAGTCATGCATTTCTTGGCCATTATTGCCTGTAAGTCGTTTTCTTTCTTCCATCTAGGACACACTCTATCAGTCGTCTTATGATTAGAATTTGGACagtacaaacattttaaaacgttACAAGAATTTTCTGTCGAGTGTTCTACAGCACAtgacatacatttttcaatcaacgcTTTACAATTTTTGGACAAGTGGTTATAACGAAGACATTTAAAACAGATTATCGGTTTTCTAATGTACGGTTGGACTTTGTGTATCACAGAATATATACTGATGTTATTTGGCAAAGTATTAGTACGGAAAACTACACCCATTTTATACGTGGGTTCCTTTTTCTTGTCTTTATAGCGATGCATACGAAAAACGGAATCTATTTCTGCTTTGGCCTTGATAAAGTGTTTTACTTCttcgtctttcatttcaagtgGTATACCAGAAATAACTCCTGTCACCGTGACGAATTGTTTTGGAACATAAGATTTGAATCCCTGTAGATTTAGATTCTGGCAATTTGCCAATCTATTGGC
This DNA window, taken from Uranotaenia lowii strain MFRU-FL unplaced genomic scaffold, ASM2978415v1 HiC_scaffold_215, whole genome shotgun sequence, encodes the following:
- the LOC129759629 gene encoding heat shock protein DDB_G0288861-like produces the protein MSHPSHFQPWKQNRPPLVLPLQQQQQQQQGSYGKLPAMAHQQQLPEGHLHLHQQQQQQFLLGGGNPQQQQQTTLVHLPPPTPQPAPVIQSAAVASSSSNASNAISSSTAAGTGPGATSPGAMSDFLSQLGANKLMLGKLSASYGLLAMDQNSQQQQGQIVTGQQQQLHQPASGLPGPLDDCANDKERELRIQQIFENAI